One part of the Rutidosis leptorrhynchoides isolate AG116_Rl617_1_P2 chromosome 1, CSIRO_AGI_Rlap_v1, whole genome shotgun sequence genome encodes these proteins:
- the LOC139885880 gene encoding chloride channel protein CLC-f-like, whose translation MAEGDHNDDGKVMRSSSGNDLEGQLDRRFSGLRFIINRRSPKNRSDFDHATEISTGGGGDETLGDGAPPEWALLLIGCLLGLATGLCVATFNRGVHVIHEWSWAGTPNEGAAWLRLQRVADTWHRILLIPVTGGVVVGVLHGLLEIFEQIKVSAPGHDFILLSGIFPVVKAIQAAVTLGTGCSLGPEGPSVDIGKSCANGCSLMMENNKERKIALVAAGAAAGISSGFNAAVAGCFFAIETVLRPLRAENSPPFTTAMIILASVISSTTSSVILGSKEAFTVPKYDLKSAAELPLYLILGMLCGVVSVLFTRLVIWFDKVFDFLKSTFGLPATITPALGGLGAGLIALKYPGILYWGFTNVDEILHAGKTASAPGIGLLAQLAVAKVVATALCKSSGLVGGLYAPSLMIGSAVGAVFGGSAAELINSTLPGNSDIAEPQAYALVGMAATLASVCSVPLTSVLLLFELTKDYRILLPLMGAVGLAIWVPSVANQCKKGVGSETKSSSKGYSVLSPIDDKIDDRRQNGEDDLELCLMGPGDNHEAVDEDIILEDLKVSQAMSNIYPKVLLSSTVKEAVKCMDDSQQSCAVVVDPKDHLEGILTYGDIRRGIFKTSNESFDIGSSTLDLSECSVSSMCTRGINYRGVKRGLVTCYPDTDLAIAKKLMEAKEIKQLPVVQRGVNFQEDRKRAVVAVLYYRSIWSCLREELNRRGLGQKEDHVEEKSSSE comes from the exons atggctGAAGGTGATCACAATGATGACGGTAAAGTAATGCGATCATCTTCAGGTAACGATTTAGAAGGTCAATTGGATCGACGGTTTTCCGGTCTTCGTTTTATTATTAACCGCCGGTCTCCGAAAAACCGATCCGATTTTGATCATGCGACGGAGATCAGTACAGGCGGTGGTGGCGATGAAACCCTAGGAGATGGTGCTCCTCCTGAATGGGCGCTGCTGTTAATTGGATGCCTGCTTGGCCTTGCTACTGGTTTATGTGTTGCTACATTTAACCGTGGG GTGCATGTAATACATGAATGGTCATGGGCGGGTACACCGAACGAAGGTGCTGCTTGGCTACGTTTACAGCGAGTGGCTGACACGTGGCATCGGATACTTTTAATCCCTGTCACTGGAGGAGTCGTTGTAGGGGTGTTGCATGGTTTGCTTGAAATATTCGAGCAGATAAAGGTTTCAGCTCCTGGGCATGACTTTATCCTACTTTCGGGAATCTTTCCGGTGGTTAAAGCAATCCAAGCTGCTGTAACATTAGGTACGGGTTGTTCTTTGGGTCCTGAAGGACCTAGTGTAGATATTGGGAAATCGTGTGCTAATGGATGTTCATTAATGATGGAAAATAATAAGGAACGTAAAATAGCTCTCGTTGCAGCTGGTGCAGCCGCTGGCATATCATCAG GTTTCAATGCAGCAGTTGCTGGTTGTTTCTTTGCCATTGAGACTGTGTTAAGGCCATTACGTGCTGAAAACTCTCCCCCTTTTACAACGGCGATGATAATATTAGCCTCGGTTATTTCATCAACAACCTCAAGTGTTATACTTGGATCAAAAGAGGCTTTCACAGTGCCGAAGTATGACTTGAAATCTGCAGCCG AATTACCTCTCTACCTGATTCTAGGGATGCTATGTGGTGTAGTTAGTGTGCTATTTACCCGATTGGTAATTTGGTTTGACAAAGTATTTGACTTTTTAAAGTCAACTTTTGGACTTCCTGCTACTATTACTCCGGCTTTAGGTGGTCTAGGAGCAGGGTTGATAGCTCTTAAATATCCTGGAATATTGTACTGGGGTTTTACTAATGTTGATGAGATTTTACATGCTGGGAAAACGGCTTCGGCACCTGGAATTGGGCTATTAGCCCAATTAGCGGTTGCAAAAGTTGTGGCTACAGCTTTGTGCAAAAGTTCAGGGCTCGTTGGTGGCTTGTATGCACCTAGTTTGATGATAGGTTCTGCAGTTGGTGCTGTATTTGGTGGTTCAGCAGCTGAGTTGATCAACTCTACCTTACCGGGCAATTCTGATATCGCCGAGCCACAGGCATATGCATTA GTTGGAATGGCTGCTACCTTGGCTTCAGTTTGTTCTGTACCCTTGACTTCAGTTCTACTTCTGTTTGAGCTGACAAAGGATTATAGAATCTTGCTTCCTCTCATG GGGGCTGTTGGATTAGCAATATGGGTTCCATCTGTTGCCAACCAATGCAAAAAAGGTGTGGGATCTGAGACAAAAAGTTCCTCAAAAGGTTACTCTGTTCTTTCACCAATTGATGACAAAATTGACGATAGGAGACAAAATGGTGAAGATGATTTGGAGCTTTGCCTAATGGGCCCCGGTGATAACCATGAAGCAGTTGATGAGGATATTATTCTTGAGGATTTGAAG GTTTCTCAGGCCATGTCAAACATTTACCCGAAAGTCTTATTATCATCAACTGTTAAAGAGGCAGTAAAATGCATGGATGACAGTCAACAAAGTTGTGCGGTTGTTGTTGACCCTAAAGATCATTTAGAAGGAATTCTGACTTATGGTGACATCAGAAGGGGAATTTTTAAGACCTCGAATGAATCCTTCGACATTGgttcgtcaactttagat TTAAGCGAGTGTTCAGTTTCTTCCATGTGCACTCGGGGGATAAACTATCGTGGGGTAAAGCGAGGACTTGTAACATGTTATCCTGATACTGATTTGGCAATTGCTAAAAAATTGATGGAGGCTAAAGAGATAAAACAATTACCGGTTGTACAACGTGGTGTCAATTTTCAAGAAGATAGAAAACGTGCTGTTGTTGCCGTTCTATATTACCGATCAATCTGGAGCTGTCTCAG AGAGGAGCTAAATCGAAGGGGATTAGGACAAAAAGAAGACCATGTTGAAGAGAAGAGTTCAAGtgaatag